The following coding sequences lie in one Candidatus Latescibacter sp. genomic window:
- the coaE gene encoding dephospho-CoA kinase (Dephospho-CoA kinase (CoaE) performs the final step in coenzyme A biosynthesis.) — protein MILGITGCPGSGKSVLAKVIASRGWMLIDADLVGREVVEEDGDMRRELARIFGRDILGKDGKLDRRLLARKAFATHENTLKLNRVVHPVLVRRITEKIRDERNAGTHAVVDCALIYEWGIEGLFDLVVCIRADESLRKKRLMERDGRSDEEVERMFSAQLPEPLKVLKADIVLSNNDKPESMVIYGLMLADLPRYFREGGCIFLRSAPETA, from the coding sequence ATGATTCTTGGGATTACCGGATGCCCTGGGTCGGGAAAATCTGTCCTGGCGAAGGTGATTGCCTCCAGGGGCTGGATGCTCATCGACGCCGACCTGGTTGGACGCGAGGTAGTCGAGGAGGATGGAGACATGCGCCGGGAGCTTGCCCGGATATTCGGAAGAGATATCCTGGGAAAGGATGGAAAACTCGATCGTCGCCTCCTTGCCCGGAAGGCATTTGCCACACATGAGAATACCCTGAAACTGAACAGAGTGGTTCATCCGGTTCTCGTGAGGAGAATTACGGAGAAAATCAGAGATGAGCGGAATGCCGGAACACATGCCGTGGTGGACTGCGCCTTGATTTATGAGTGGGGCATTGAAGGGCTTTTTGACCTGGTGGTTTGTATAAGGGCGGATGAAAGTTTACGGAAAAAACGCCTCATGGAACGTGACGGCCGTTCTGACGAAGAGGTGGAGAGAATGTTTTCCGCCCAACTCCCCGAACCGTTGAAGGTTCTGAAAGCAGACATCGTCCTGTCGAACAATGATAAGCCTGAAAGCATGGTGATATACGGTCTCATGCTTGCTGATTTGCCGAGATACTTTAGGGAAGGCGGGTGCATTTTCCTCCGTTCCGCTCCAGAAACCGCATGA